A window of Bacillota bacterium contains these coding sequences:
- a CDS encoding proline iminopeptidase-family hydrolase: MSDASRIIRLRNGYHVWTRRIEARPQPPERPTPPGTSPAWCPRVLLLHGGPGFSHEYLENFEQHLPPAGVELYFYDQLGSYFSDQPDDPSLWTVDRFAQEVEAVREALGLEDFFLVGQSWGGMLAMEYVLRYQSDGQEGPVRGLVISNMTASIASYMKSVQRLRQQLPAETLAILERYEQAGA, translated from the coding sequence ATGAGCGACGCCTCCCGCATCATCCGTCTGCGCAACGGCTACCACGTCTGGACACGGCGGATCGAGGCCCGTCCCCAGCCGCCGGAGCGGCCGACGCCGCCCGGCACCTCGCCGGCCTGGTGTCCCCGCGTCCTCCTCCTCCACGGCGGCCCCGGCTTCAGCCACGAATACCTGGAGAACTTCGAGCAGCACCTGCCGCCCGCCGGCGTCGAGCTCTACTTCTACGACCAGCTGGGCTCCTATTTCTCCGACCAGCCCGACGACCCGTCGCTCTGGACCGTGGACCGCTTCGCCCAGGAAGTGGAGGCGGTGCGCGAGGCGCTGGGGCTGGAGGACTTCTTCCTGGTGGGACAGTCCTGGGGCGGCATGCTGGCCATGGAGTACGTTCTCCGCTACCAGTCCGACGGCCAGGAAGGTCCCGTCCGCGGGCTCGTCATCTCGAACATGACGGCCTCCATCGCCTCGTACATGAAGAGCGTCCAGCGGCTCCGCCAGCAGCTCCCCGCCGAAACGCTGGCCATCCTGGAACGCTACGAGCAGGCGGGCGCCTT